From Daucus carota subsp. sativus chromosome 6, DH1 v3.0, whole genome shotgun sequence:
TGTCTGGGATTATCATTCTGCATCTTTGATTTTGTCCACATCAAAATATATCACATTATAAGTGAGTTTCAAACAATAAATACTAAAAAGAACTTGTATATATATCCCAAAATCAAGCCATTAACAATACATAGTGCAAAAATTAATAGCTTTTTCTTTcagacatttcatcaaacagtTTCACAGCACCAACAATATTTCATTCTCATTcttcaattaatataaatagacAGAACTGGTACAATCAATTAACAAAGTGGGTTGTACGTACCACGTCCGTCTTCCTCAGATAACAAATCATCAATGGTATATGGAAGCCTTGGTTGTTTGTCCTCCTTCATCATGGACAAATCGTGGTTAACTGCATACACACTCATTTAGGTATGCCGCAAACACAGATGAACGAATCAACCAAGAAGATTATAACAACATTCGAGCAACTTACAAACATTGCGAGTCAATCGTGGTCGAACACCTGAATCCACCACATCTTTACCCAGCATGAGTTTTCTTTCCATTTCGGAGAAAGCAATGGGAGAAGCGCCAATTAGTTTGTGTAAACTAATCCATTCattacaaatttgaaatttgaaatgagATTAGAAATTGTACTGTAATTGGGAGAGTGTTTTAATCAGCCGACACGTCGGTGATATTAACGGTGGATGAGCTCAACAGTTGGTAAAGTTAACCGGAGAGAAACGCTTTTCTTTTGGGAGTGTGTAGCCAAAGCACGTGTGTAGTAATATACAGCTGTAACCGTATCAGCCAGTGGCAAAACCCCGTAGATACGCAAATTTGTGGAAGGGCTTTTGGTAATAACACACTATAAGAGCCTTCaggctttataatataaatagattCTGATACAagctcaaaaatatattatgaggAGAATGTAGTAAACAATTGTCATACTAAAATACGTGTATTTTCTTAACACATTTTTCAGATTGAGTTAGTAAGTATTGACTTTGATTATAATTCAAGCACCTTGCACACCGTCATTTCCATGTATTctgagaaattttaaaaattgtgataaactgtttccaaattttaataatatttgcgAGAATCATGATATGGAGAGTGTAGGAGAGAACAATGAAGAGAATGTCATGTTCTTCGGTGTACCAAACTTAATTGAGAGATTGATTGCAGGTTGTCTCTGAGTAAGTTTCTGTTTTTTTAGTGTCACAGTCCTTCCTTTTTAATCAACATGTTCTTTTTTTCGGTATTTGATGATGAAGAAAAACAGATCATCAATAagataatagattttaaaagttTTTCATTGTTAATTTGTATAGTTGTTTAATAGTGTTTTTTATATGCAGTATACACACATGtctaattctatatatattttttgaatttaaagaGGTTAATAGATTTTGTACTAAGATCTAAGTACGCGTAGATCTAAGTACGCGTAGTGTATCCAAAATTCTCTATGGTTTAACTATGTTTTGTCGCTGtaaaaaatacacatatataaatttttttacgaGGATTCACGCACGTGAAGCGCTGGCAAAATTCCCTAGTATCTTTAAAAAGATATACATGTacatatgaaatcaattaaattaatcaaaataaaaagatgataaatcaaaataactaattaacaaatttaatgGGGTATAACATTACCTCATTTTAATGTAATCTTCTGAAAATATTTTcgctatattttaatattaaatattaaatattaaatattttaagaaaaggcGATTGGTAGCTTAATAGGTAGCTTTACAGTTTTCGAATTTTGAATGCGATATCGTAAAAAAAATCTTCTTGGTTAGGAAGTCTTTCCATTATTAATCTGAAATAAATAGgaagttaataattattttgaattttgaattcagTTACTCATTATGCAATGAAGGCATGTGTATATTCGGATTTATTACGTGTTTTGCacagttagagcatctccaaggctaACAGTGAAAACTGTTAGCTAAAACatgattagttataattttactgTACCTGTAGCGATTTTTGCTCCGACGGTGTTAGCTATAATCATTAGCTAtcttcaaatattatatatttttttaattttgaaaatttaatgaaaattaaatgttatatttaataaaaagtttatttaataatattattataatatttttatatctatttcaatattttaaagtaaacattataaaataaaacaaaataactaTTTTACCAAAAGCATGTCTTATTTAAtcatatctttttataaatatagtttaaaaaaaattaatattttaacatttaataatattacatgtgactttataaattaaaaatataaattatatatttatatataataatattggtTGTTAGAATTTTATAACTTTGGATAacgataaaataattttttacacttaataaaattaaataatattataaattataaataatacacctatacatataataataatgaacatatataaatattttgtatattataatattatgcatttaaaatatacattaaatattttaagttaaatatttaaaaataattcaaattaatatgttatatattacaaTTAAAAGATATTAAGTTTTGGACCAATATTAGGGTTATACCTAGAATATTTCAAGCGGGAGATGACGTGGGTTGGAgtggtctaaaatttagatgTTAGGTATAATGTATATCCACGTAGATTTTATAGCTAAAAGGTGCttagggttggagatgctcttatatgaCCTAGTGCTACGTATATTTGGTATTAACAAAACATCCTGACTCTACTGGTCTTGGCCTTTTCTCACCCCGCCGCAACTCAACCGCAATGTCAGGTATCGACGGAGACAACCCTCTCTTGAAGGACTTCTATTTCCCGCCCTTCGATTCCATGCAAGCCCATCACGTCCGTCCCGGTGTTGCTGCCTTGCTCAACAAACTCGTcagtattttattatatatttttacgtATCCATGAACCCACTCTAAGCACTAACATTAGGCTTATTTTTATTGATACGTATTTTTGTGCATGCGTCAATCTTTGTTAACGATACAAAGACCAATGAGCACACTAACAGAAAATTCGATATAGGTGGATTTTGGAGTGTATATATAACAGAAGAGGGTTTTAATTTTGTCTGATTAGGAAAATGAATTGGCTGAATTGGAGAGCAGTGTGGAACCGTCATGGCCGAAGCTGGTGGAGCCATTGGAGAAGCTAGTTGATCGGTTGGAAGTGGTTTGGGGAGCTGTTAATCATCTCAAGGCCGTCAAAGATAATCCTCAACTCCGTACTGCCATTGAAGAAATTCAGGTATGATTGGGCTCTTTAATTGTTTTTTGTATCTTTCGAGTTTTCGTTGCCTTCTAATATCTTAAAATTGGGATATCTTATGACATTACTCATTTTACATTCGGCTGTTGGTGTATTTGTAAGGTTTTTTGATAGTGTTTGGTAAAATCTTATTTGTTGATACTAATCCCAAATAACTTGACTCATGTTATTGGTTTTTACgatattgtattattttttcttttttcagccTGAAAAAGTCAAGTTTGAGCTCAAGTTAGGACAAAGTTTACCAATCTACAATGCTTTTAAGGCTATCAAAGAATCTTCCAGTTGGGACACACTAAGTGAAGCTCGTAAGCGTATAGTGGAATGTAAGTCATTTCCCACATTCTTTTAGCACTTTCATATGGAGCTATATCTCCAAACATGTTTAGGTCCATAAATTCTATGATTGTCAGTTGTAAACATCCATCCAAAGTCACCTTTTCTTTCTTAAACTCACTCCCTTGAGATTGTTCTTTAACCACATaaagattcaattttttttttcaaattttatatttagcaTCTACTTTGGATAGTGTCATTGAATTATCCGAGCTCACTTTGTCATTCATTCAGTTTAGGGACTTTCTTGTTCTGTAACTCTGGTGAATTTCTGCCTTCTCGAAACTTTATCAGTGAGGAGAATGATGCATATCTCgaagaattttataatatttgatgcTTATCTCCAAGAGTTTATACCACACACATTCTTCAGAACATGGACTACACTAGTTCCTTCTTCCTTTATGATATATTACTTAATGATACTTCCCAACAACTTGCATTCCCAATATATGCAGCTCAAATAAAGGTGGCTGTTCTTAATGGCATCTCACTTGAAGATGAAAAAAGGGACCAGTTCAACAAAATTGAACAGGTAAGCTTTGTAACTTATTATGCTTTCAGCGAAGATATATACTGTGCGGTGAGTCACATGTTAATTATCTTTTTGGAACATCTATACAAGTAAGCCTGTACAAGGGATCTGTATTTAGATTGGAATTAAAAAATCACCCTATAGGAATATGACAATTTGAAagttaattattgattatttcgATTCCTTGTGTCTTTAAATGCAGGAACTGGTGAAGCTTAGTGAAAAATTTGAGGAGCATGTTTTGGATGCCACAAAGAAGTTTGAAAAACTAATAACTGAGAAGAAAGAGATTGAAGGGTTGCCGGCTACTGCTTTAGGTTTGGGTGCACAAACAGCAGTGTCCAAGGTACTCTGTACCGAAATACATCAATTTGTAGTCACATATGTTACCTACAGTACACTTGCTTTTCTATCTCACTCTACAATTGTGTATAATACAACAGGGGCATAAAAATGCTACTGCTGAAAATGGTCCATGGGTTATAACATTGGACGACCCAAGTTACATGTCAGTCATGCAACATGCTAAAAATCGAGATTTGCGCAAGGAAGTATATCTTGCTCGGTTAACCCTCGCTTCTAGTGGCGAGCTTGATAATATGGGAATTATTGATCAAATTCTGAAGCTTAGATTGGAAAAGGCCAAGCTTCTAGGCTATAACAACTATGCTGAGGTATGAGTATGATTCTCCTGCAGTACTCCTTTTGAGACATGCTTATAAGGTGAATGTTATCAGGTATCTATGGCAACCAAGATGGCTACTGTTGCCAAAGCTGAAGAGCTCCTTGAAAAGCTTCGTGCTGCTTCTTGGGATGCAGCTGTTAAAGGTATTATGTAGGTGTTATTTTCATACAATTCAACAGTTTAGGGTTTATGAGTAGTTACAGGGAAAAGCCCCCAAATAGAGATAAATGTTGTATAACAATGCAGGCTGCGCCATTTTAATTTTAGTGTTTTACACTTTAAGCCAAAGCCTCTTCCATTTATGTGGTAGTTTAGTATATAACTATCAGGAGAATACCCCTATATAAGGTTAGTTGTTGTCTATAGCAGTAAAGAGTAAGTTTATGTGTAATCCAGTTTCATATTTTTACACTGCATAAGCTTTAGTCATGTGTCAAGTAGAGTGCTTCACAAGTAGAGCTAAAACCTTTGCCAATTATGGTAGATTTATCTGAGGGGAGCATAGCTAGTGACTACTGATTCCCCTTTTTGCTTTGACTGTATTGATTGAAGTTTGCAAATTACAGACAACATTTGTAGCCGATGCTTACTCGTCAGATGATGTAACATTAAAATTATGATCTGTTTGGTATTATGATACAATAACATTACTCAGCAGTCAAAAATAGTCCATTAAGTCCTTGTAGCTTGCTTGTTCCAATTTTTGCAACCTTAAGATACATTGTAAAGCTGTCTGATCGTCATTGCTAGATGCCTAAGAAAGATCTACAAACTCGCTTGATAGTACTCGTATGATTATATTAACAACATAAAAGAGATGTAATTGCTTTGATCTGGCTCTGATCTTGGTAGATATGGAAGAACTCAAACAATTCTCAAAAGATCAAGGTGCTCTAGAAGCAGATGATTTGACCCATTGGGATACAACATTTTGGAGTGAGAGGCTGCGTGaatcaaaatatgaaataaacgAGGTTTGTTACTGTCCTTTTTAAACGTAGTTTCTATCACTGCTAACCAGTGTAAGATGCATGACGAAGCATACTCTAGTtgtactttatatataattgagGCTTTTTAACCAGTTGATGAAATATATGACGACCAGATTCCGTTGTTTGGCGACTTCAGATAATTTTGTTATTGTAATATTTccagaaaaatatttttggttTTACTTATTCTGAAATCCGGTACATTGGGCTTGCTCAAATAGTGATGATACACATTTTAGATGTTAGCAGTGTTGCTATAAGCTGCCATCAAGAGTCTACGCGTTACCAGGATCCTCGCCTTTTGCTTTTGTGATATAAGATTATCAGATATTGACCTTTTACTACGTATTCTATGTCTGTGCAGAGTTTCTAGTCTTCTAGAACCTTTCTATGTAGGTTTCATTTTAAGATTTAATGCTTCTAAATCTCTTTAATTTCAGTCATACTGATGAAACTTGTATGTGACATTTTTCAACTCTATGGCAATAGTGGCCCTTCTCGAATActgtttatgtttaatttttgttgttCTTCTTGTGTTGTATAactagaattttaaaacttttgcACGGATGTGCTGGTGTGCTACTAACATGACTTATACAGGAACAATTACGCCCCTACTTCTCATTCCCTAAAGTTATGGATGGCCTTTTCAACCTTGCCAAGACGCTCTTCGGTGTTGCCATAGAGGCAGCTGATGGTTTAGCCCCGGTAATCATGGTCTTATGATGCACTGTATTTTATTGCCATGTAGCAGGCGATGTATCATACTGATGATATTGTGTTGTTGTTTTCTAGGTGTGGAATAACGACGTCAAATTTTATTGTGTCAAAGATTCTTCTGGCAGTCCTATTGCATACTTCTACTTTGATCCATATTCTCGTCCATCTGAAAAGCGTGGAGGAGCGTGGATGGATGAAGTTGTCGCCCGGAGCCGCGTAATGTCACGTGATGGTGCTCCTGCTAGGTTGCCTGTTGCACATATGGTGTGCAATCAAATGCCTCCAGTTGGAGACAAGCCTAGCCTTATGACTTTTGAGGAggtaagaataataatttttgggcAGATATAATATAACCGAAGAGTgaatatcactttttttttaatctatttaCAGTTCTGTAAATTTTGACTGCGAACTGCCTAATTTTCAGGTTGAAACTGTCTTCCATGAATTTGGTCATGCACTCCAGCATTTGTTAACTAAAGAAGATGAGGGTCTTGTAGCTGGTGTTAGAGGCATTGAGTGGGATGCTGTTGAATTACCTTCACAATTCATGGAAAATTGGTGTTACCACAGGTACATTGTTTAATACagtatatatttctaaataaatttgataattagAATATTAATAGTAGCTTATTTCATCAAAGAAGGGTATTGTAAAAATCAGTAGTTACCTCGTGGAAGAGAGTTCTAGTCTCACAGTTGAATGCCTTTAGGATATAAATGATGAATTGATGTTAATTGCCTTTCTAGTTTCTGACATCATTCTAGCTGCTTCTAATGTTCTCCTTGGTCTTAATACAAACTGTTCTGTTTTTTCCCAAATGTTAGGGCGCACACAGTAaacatagtttttttttttgttatgtatTGTTTGTTCTAGATTATGTCGAAATCCTAAACAATTATTGATAACTTCGGGATCGTACAAACTTCAATATTCAAAACAAGTGTCAACCCTTCATATCTTAAGGGGAAGTCACAGGCACTCGGAGTTTTATATAGTAGAAAGATAAATAATAGTTATAGATTCTGGGGACTATCAGATgcacaataattttatttattgctACTTTGACACCTTCAGATGCCCAAATCCTTTTTTACTGGACATGAATACCTAAATCTGTATCAGTATCAGCAATAACTAGCACAATTTCCTTTTTTCTTATAATGAAAGATTCCTACTTTTTATATTCATTGTTGTAGGGATACCTTGATGAGCATTGCAAAGCATTATGAAACTGGGGAGAGTCTCCCAGAAGATATATATTCAAAGCTTCTTGCAGCTAGGACTTTCCGTGCAGGCTCATATAGTCTTCGCCAGGTCAGTGAAACATCCCCATTCCTATTTTGATTTAAGAGCACACATATTTGGCTTCTGGTTGGTGTTTTCAaagttaatatataaaagtgaACAGCAATTTGGATGTTAATTTATGAATGTAAATGGCACAAGAACTCTCTTCACCACTATGCATAACATAAAGCCTTGAGTtaacatgtaatatataatatacattttttcttATATCCCCATCAGCATATGATATATTAGTTTGATTAACTAATGGCAAATAACACTGAAAGATGTGACATAAATCAGACTGTGGAttgttatttttatcattagttaTAACACAAGATTATTTTTATTCACCTAAGTTCTTGGTGTCACATATTCAGTTACGTGATTAGCCTTGTATATCTTTACAAGTCTAGAACAAACGAATCTTGTTGTGAGTTACAATCCCATCAAGTATATTTTGAAACTCCATTGTTTCTACTCTTATCACTCCTTTGTGTGGTGTGGTCAATTCTGTGTAGCTTCCAAACTTGTATTTATCTATTTTCATTCATCTATGTTCTTTTGGTGCTCTCTGTCTTGCTAAAATCTGGGTTGTAATATTTGTTAGCAAAATATACCGATGGCTTACAAATCAACAGTTACAAAGAAGGAAGTGGaattcttctgatttttctgcATCTTTTGTTGCTTGCATAATTCTTTGTAGATAAGATCTGCTAGTCTTGATCTGGAGCTGCACACGAAGTATGTACCTGGGGGGTCTGAATCTATATATGATGTTGATCAAAGGATTAGCCAGAAAACACAAGTGATCCCTCCACTTCCGGAGGATAGGTTTCTTTGTGGATTTAGCCATATTTTTGCAGGTTTTTTCTTCCTAATAATTTTACTTGATCATCAATTAATTTCTAGTTTAAGTGTTGCAACTTTTTGCagcttaatataattatttcctCTTCCTCCTGGAACTAATATTTCCTTTTTGGTCTGATGGAACGAATGGATTAACAGGTCCTTATGCAGCTGGATACTACAGTTACAAGGTAGGATTTATGTTCGTTTTTCTTTCTCACGTGTATCTTTTACTTTTGTTTTCGGATTGCATGGGTTGAAAGTAACAACTTATCTATGTCTCAACTTTAATATTTAAGCACGccttttatttttctataaatatcttttatttataatttgtcaGTATTCTCGTCCTGTTCTGTAAACAAATTCCTAGTACAATATTATGTGTTTAGTTTAGGTCCTTTACAATTTAAAGTCGGTCTTAGTAAATGCTTTTGTTTGGTTCTTATCTGCTGTAAACTTGCTGCCTCAGCAAATTATGAACTGTAATTCTCTTGTGTCTAGCTGAAAGTCTAAAAATATGTACCAAGGTTTCCATAGAAGTATCTCGACCTGGGAGTGATTTTAGTGAATGCTACTACGAATAAAAGCTTTCAATATTCTAAAATAAACTGTCTGATATTGGCAGTGGGCTGAGGTACTGTCTGCTGATGCTTTCTCTGCATTTGAAGATGCTGGTTTAGACGACATTAAGGTATGAAATAAGACAGTTTATAATTTGATTACTTAAATATTCAAGCTTACTTTCCTTGGTCAGCTTTTCCCAAGGGCATCATTCCTAAGAGGGCGTTTTCTCTTGGGAGAAATTTAGATACATTGATCCCGTAGTTCTTTCCTATGTTGGTAGCATCTTCATATTAGGCACTAGAACCCGATCATTCATTTCATTTCCtcgaattaattattctaatcCCTCCATGCCTTAAATGGTAGTTTCTTTGGTACTGGTAGAAAAAACTATGGTGTTTTGCAGGAACTACAGAGGTCACTGATATACATTGTACTAATCAAGTATATAACCATAGCAAGGTTTTGTGTTTTGAACAGGCTGTGAAAGAAACAGGGAAGAAATTCCGAGAGACTATACTTGCTCTTGGAGGTGGGAAGGCACCCCTAGATGTAAGATGAGATGAAGTTTCCGTATATTTAAATGATGGGGCAGAATCTTTAGACAGTTTCAATCTTTAAATGTGTTGTTACTGAATCTTGATCATAGGGGTTGGTTTTATTTCAGGTTTTTGTGGAATTCAGAGGGCGCGAACCGTCTCCGGAGTCTTTGCTTAGGCACAATGGCTTGTTGGCAGTTTCTGTTTAAATTCTAGGCCAAAAGTTTCTTCCACACACTCCCTCAGTATACACAAACCTGGAAGGATTCTTATGGTGATTTTTATGCTAAAATTTCTTAATGTTTGCGAGCTATTTGCTATAAAACTATTGACAATATGCAAAACATCACCTGTACAAAATGATTCGCTACATAATCGAACTCGCTTATGTCTCCAATACGATGAAACGGAGGATACTTAACTTTTTAGTaaactaagaggggtgtattggattgagattttaaagcatttttttgcattcatgaaatccaagggtattcgattgggattgtttgaaatccattaaaatcttgagatattcaattgggattttaaattatgctacaaaatctggtggtattcaattgggattttaaattatgctttaaaatctgatggtattcaattgggattgtttaaaatccattaaaatctgatggtattcaaatgctgatggattttttttcatttcataaaatgatggattttgtggcattcttccgtgtattttaagttttttgaaatcccaccaaattcaatgggattttgaagcattgtacttaaatcctatcaactctgcgacatttcatcaagaatccgcataaaatcaaaatatcatacaatccattaaaatccataaactaaaaacaatgtatgaaaatcccaatcgaatacaaaAAGGGGAAACACATGCACGATGCACTCTGAAAAATGAACAAGTTTTCTATTTGGAGATGTTCAAGAGTTGGACTAATTTCTTAGTTGTCCTTTTCGTGAACCTTCTCATGCTAATCTTCGCATATGGTTATTGATAAGTTCCGGGACATCTGTATTATCAACTGTTAGATCATTTGACGACTCACAGACCTAACAAGAATCAACTACCCTGATCCGACGTCCTGAGAAATTCTAAGACCAGTACATCTGGTTTCACCTGTTCCTCGCAGAACCTGCATAGTCTGCAGGTTCTACTCTTCACCCTCTTAACCAGGCTCTCCGTTCTTTTCACAGGTGCCATTAGTCGGCACATCTGTGTTATGATGAAGCTAGCTAATTATTGTTTTCTAGAATTTCAGTGATACACATTACGTGTGTACCAACTT
This genomic window contains:
- the LOC108226133 gene encoding organellar oligopeptidase A, chloroplastic/mitochondrial, coding for MSGIDGDNPLLKDFYFPPFDSMQAHHVRPGVAALLNKLENELAELESSVEPSWPKLVEPLEKLVDRLEVVWGAVNHLKAVKDNPQLRTAIEEIQPEKVKFELKLGQSLPIYNAFKAIKESSSWDTLSEARKRIVESQIKVAVLNGISLEDEKRDQFNKIEQELVKLSEKFEEHVLDATKKFEKLITEKKEIEGLPATALGLGAQTAVSKGHKNATAENGPWVITLDDPSYMSVMQHAKNRDLRKEVYLARLTLASSGELDNMGIIDQILKLRLEKAKLLGYNNYAEVSMATKMATVAKAEELLEKLRAASWDAAVKDMEELKQFSKDQGALEADDLTHWDTTFWSERLRESKYEINEEQLRPYFSFPKVMDGLFNLAKTLFGVAIEAADGLAPVWNNDVKFYCVKDSSGSPIAYFYFDPYSRPSEKRGGAWMDEVVARSRVMSRDGAPARLPVAHMVCNQMPPVGDKPSLMTFEEVETVFHEFGHALQHLLTKEDEGLVAGVRGIEWDAVELPSQFMENWCYHRDTLMSIAKHYETGESLPEDIYSKLLAARTFRAGSYSLRQIRSASLDLELHTKYVPGGSESIYDVDQRISQKTQVIPPLPEDRFLCGFSHIFAGPYAAGYYSYKWAEVLSADAFSAFEDAGLDDIKAVKETGKKFRETILALGGGKAPLDVFVEFRGREPSPESLLRHNGLLAVSV